GGCCAGCTCGACCAGGCCCCCGTCGGCGACGGTGGTCCCCGCCATGTCGAGGACGACCAGCTTCGTCCGCACTCCCGCAGCCATCACAGCCCCATCTCGTTCGCAGTGTCCTCGCCGATCGCCGGCGAGCAGGTCATGCCACGGCCTCCGGGGCCGGTCACCAGCCACACGCCCTCGCGCACCCGCTCGCGGTGCACCACCCGGGTCGTGTCCAGGCACTGGGCGTAGACGCCGGCCCAGCGGCGGCGGACGGCCGGCATCGGCCGGCCCAGCAGCTCCTCGACCACGCCGCGCAGGTAGGCGTAGGGCTCCTCGACGACGTCGAAGCCGAAGGGCTGGTCGTACTCGTGGGTGTCGCCGACGGTCAGAGTGCCGTCGCGGCGCTGGACCAGCAGCAGTTGCATCCGGTGCTCGGCGGCGACCTCGTCCTGGGCCTGACCGGCGTTCAGCCGGTCCAGGGCGGGGCCCTGGTAGGCGGGGTAGTAGCGGAAGCTGTCGCCGTCGGCGACCGAGGTGGTGAGCGGCACGTCCAGCGGCTCGGTCTGCATCATCTGCAGCCGGACCTTGCGCACCGGCAGCTGCGGGGCCAGCTCGCGGACCAGGCCGCCGAGCCACGCGCCGGTGCAGAGCACGACGCGGTCGCCGCTGTGCAGCTCGCCGCGGTCGTCGCGGACCGCGTGCTCGCCGAGGACCTCGCGGACCTCGCGGCCGCCGAGGAAGCTGTAGCGGCCGCTGCGGGCCAGGTGGGCCTGGAGCGCGCGCTGGGTGACCCGCGGTTCCACCTGGGCGTCGTGCGGGCTCCACAGCGCGCCGAGCAGCTTGCCGCCCAGAGCCGGGTTGGCGGCACGGACGGCGTCCTCGTCCAGCAGCTCCCAGCCGCGCCGGGCCGCGTCCGGCCGCGCCGCGGCCTCGGCGGCGACCTCGCGCTCGGCGTCGGTGCG
This genomic interval from Streptacidiphilus rugosus AM-16 contains the following:
- a CDS encoding TIGR03364 family FAD-dependent oxidoreductase — protein: MKVIVVGAGALGTMHAWHAVQRGHEVVHLEREEQARGASVRNFGLVWVGGRSEGAELDTALRARELWESIAAEVPEVGFRASGSLTVVRTDAEREVAAEAAARPDAARRGWELLDEDAVRAANPALGGKLLGALWSPHDAQVEPRVTQRALQAHLARSGRYSFLGGREVREVLGEHAVRDDRGELHSGDRVVLCTGAWLGGLVRELAPQLPVRKVRLQMMQTEPLDVPLTTSVADGDSFRYYPAYQGPALDRLNAGQAQDEVAAEHRMQLLLVQRRDGTLTVGDTHEYDQPFGFDVVEEPYAYLRGVVEELLGRPMPAVRRRWAGVYAQCLDTTRVVHRERVREGVWLVTGPGGRGMTCSPAIGEDTANEMGL